In Trichoplusia ni isolate ovarian cell line Hi5 chromosome 7, tn1, whole genome shotgun sequence, a single genomic region encodes these proteins:
- the LOC113496022 gene encoding uncharacterized protein LOC113496022, which produces MADPMSTPINKISRENLTVLIANNVLNSSIEFVSDCDMMETDSPIRKPSGQPISKKLFHSPMAESPNEPTFRTGERTRKAKKRKQILIPDNSEGIKRAYVKECDKDGYSPDARGGMRKKVLISLFHNKEYSMDFGA; this is translated from the exons ATGGCCGATCCAATGTCaacaccaataaataaaatatcaagagAGAATTTGACTGTGTTAATAGCTAATAATGTGTTAAATAGTTCCATTGAATTTGTATCCGATTGTGATATG ATGGAGACAGATTCGCCAATAAGAAAACCCAGCGGACAACCAATCAGCAAAAAGCTATTCCATTCACCGATGGCGGAGAGCCCTAACGAACCCACTTTCAGAACCGGTGAACGAACTAGGAAAGCGAAGAAGCGAAAACAAATACTCATCCCAGACAACAGCGAAGGAATCAAACGAGCATACGTCAAAGAGTGCGACAAGGACGGCTATAGCCCTGACGCGCGGGGCGGAATGAGAAAGAAGGTGTTGATCAGTCTCTTCCATAATAAGGAATATTCAATGGATTTTGGCGCGtga
- the LOC113496020 gene encoding uncharacterized protein LOC113496020, translating to MSLFPDKGHSLLEPPTPAYSAVTVRRAFLVWLHLGQQHEFRHVCNYYHQLENLEEQLSVEQRAASRRLEFSLLSDYPSVTFYTMQQFPKLYRQTKITKSNFKEIEQATLEDCVFNLEGYYDMKIQKGVTTKEIIKTSQIIRKYCKTHAKSLKHFLREFWDFAKKTGSTNSVHNISMYILKKNVKDEIDTWKNIPIHFSFLDIEVDENVINNTCEKLTDHVKSSIKDNFIVNETKSTHKIKILINESRRKELLNLIPNLPEVTAKKVVN from the exons ATGAGCCTGTTCCCTGACAAGGGCCACTCGTTGCTGGAGCCGCCGACGCCGGCCTACAGCGCGGTGACGGTGCGCCGCGCCTTCCTCGTCTGGCTGCACCTCGGCCAGCAGCACGAGTTCCGCCACGTCTGCAACTACTACCACCAGCTCGAGAACCTG GAAGAGCAACTGTCAGTGGAGCAGCGCGCGGCCAGCCGCCGCCTCGAGTTCAGCCTCCTCTCCGACTACCCATCGGTCACCTTCTACACGATGCAGCAGTTCCCCAAGCTATACCGACAGACCAAGATCACCAAAAGCAACTTCAAAGAGATAGAACAAGCCACTTTAGAAGACTGTGTCTTCAACCTCGAGGGCTACTACGACATGAAAATACAGAAGGGCGTCACCACAAAGGAAATTATCAAAACAAGTCAAATCATCAGAAAGTATTGCAAAACTCACGCCAAAAGCCTCAAGCATTTCCTCCGAGAATTTTGGGACTTTGCAAAGAAAACGGGATCCACGAACTCCGTCCATAACATCTCGATGTATATCTTAAAGAAGAACGTCAAAGACGAAATCGATACTTGGAAGAATATTCCGATACATTTTAGTTTCTTGGACATTGAAGTAGATGAAAACGTAATTAATAACACCTGTGAGAAACTAACCGATCATGTAAAATCTTCAATTAAAGACAACTTCATTGTAAACGAAACTAAAAGTACTCACAAAATAAAGATTCTTATCAATGAGTCGAGGAGGAAAGAGCTTCTGAACCTGATTCCAAATTTACCTGAAGTGACTGCAAAGAAAGTCGTAAACTAA